The following proteins are co-located in the Gossypium hirsutum isolate 1008001.06 chromosome A02, Gossypium_hirsutum_v2.1, whole genome shotgun sequence genome:
- the LOC107951145 gene encoding endoglucanase CX-like precursor: MAAPITMLILCTSFLSLSLLSTAFTSRDYADALEKSILFFEGQRSGPLPSNQRLKWRGNSGLSDGASYHVDLVGGYYDAGDNVKFGLPMAFTTTMLAWSVIEFGGSMHSQIGNAKTALRWATDYLLKAATATPDSLYVQVGDPNMDHKCWERPEDMDTPRNVYKVSAQNPGSDVAAETAAALAAASIVFKDSDPSYSAKLLQTAKNVFDFADKYRGSYSDSLNSMVCPFYCSYSGYQDELLWGASWMHRATQDSSYLSYIQSNGHTMGSDNDDFSFSWDDKRAGTKVLLSKDFLEKSTSEFQLYKSHSDNYICSLIPGSSGFQAQYTPGGLLYKASESNLQYVTTTTFLLLTYAKYLSTNGGVVTCGTSTVTAESLIAQAKKQVDYILGDNPAKMSYMVGFGERYPQHVHHRGSSVPSIKAHPDRINCNNGFQYLYANSPNPNVLVGAVIGGPDSKDNFADDRNNYQQSEPATYINAPFVGALAFFSGKA; encoded by the exons atggcTGCTCCTATAACAATGCTGATTCTTTGTACATCTTTTTTATCCCTTAGTTTACTTTCTACTGCTTTCACTTCTCGAGATTACGCTGATGCTCTTGAAAAGTCTATTCTTTTCTTTGAGGGACAGCGGTCGGGTCCGTTGCCGTCTAATCAACGCCTCAAATGGAGGGGTAACTCTGGTTTGTCCGACGGTGCTTCTTATCACGTGGACCTTGTGGGTGGCTATTATGATGCTGGAGATAATGTCAAGTTTGGCCTTCCAATGGCCTTCACCACAACAATGTTGGCATGGAGTGTTATTGAATTTGGCGGTTCAATGCACAGTCAGATTGGGAATGCAAAGACTGCCCTCCGATGGGCCACGGATTATCTTCTAAAAGCAGCAACTGCTACCCCTGACAGTTTATACGTTCAA GTGGGAGATCCAAACATGGACCACAAGTGCTGGGAGAGACCCGAAGACATGGATACCCCACGCAATGTATACAAGGTGTCTGCTCAAAATCCAGGATCCGATGTAGCAGCCGAGACGGCTGCCGCATTGGCTGCAGCTTCGATAGTGTTTAAAGATTCCGACCCTTCCTACTCTGCCAAGTTGCTTCAAACTGCTAAGAAT GTCTTCGATTTCGCAGACAAGTACCGAGGGTCTTATAGTGACTCTCTGAATTCTATGGTCTGCCCATTTTACTGCTCTTACTCTGGATACCAA GATGAGCTTCTTTGGGGAGCGTCATGGATGCATCGAGCGACGCAGGACAGTTCGTACTTATCATACATCCAATCCAATGGCCATACCATGGGATCAGATAATGATGATTTCTCCTTCAGTTGGGATGATAAGAGAGCTGGGACAAAGGTCCTTCTTTCCAAG GACTTCTTGGAGAAAAGCACATCAGAGTTtcaattatacaaatcacattCAGACAACTACATCTGCTCCCTAATTCCAGGATCATCAGGGTTCCAAGCCCAATATACACCAGGGGGCCTTCTCTACAAAGCTAGTGAAAGCAATCTACAATATGTGACAACCACAACTTTCCTCCTCTTGACATACGCCAAATATCTCAGTACAAACGGCGGAGTCGTCACATGTGGGACTTCAACTGTAACAGCTGAGAGCCTCATAGCACAAGCAAAAAAGCAGGTGGACTACATCTTAGGCGATAATCCAGCCAAAATGTCATACATGGTTGGGTTTGGAGAGAGATATCCACAACATGTGCACCATAGGGGTTCATCGGTTCCATCCATTAAGGCGCACCCTGATCGTATCAACTGTAACAATGGGTTCCAATACCTTTACGCTAACTCACCTAATCCCAACGTCCTTGTTGGAGCCGTCATAGGTGGACCTGATAGTAAAGACAACTTTGCTGATGATCGTAACAATTACCAACAATCTGAGCCAGCTACTTATATTAATGCACCCTTTGTGGGTGCTCTTGCTTTCTTCTCGGGGAAAGCTTAG